In the Desulfonatronovibrio magnus genome, TTGCCTCACCAATGATTTCCAGATTGCGTATAACAGCATCCTGGGTTTTATAGTCCCTGGCAAATAAAGAGTAATCTAAGCCGGAAATATAGCTCAATGTCCTTTTGATGGCCTCCTGAATATCCAGAAGATATGCTTTTTCCGACCGCTTAGACATAGGTAGTTTCCTTTTCAATGGAGTCGGCAATTTCAGGC is a window encoding:
- a CDS encoding HepT-like ribonuclease domain-containing protein, which produces MSKRSEKAYLLDIQEAIKRTLSYISGLDYSLFARDYKTQDAVIRNLEIIGEA